A section of the Leptospira terpstrae serovar Hualin str. LT 11-33 = ATCC 700639 genome encodes:
- a CDS encoding Crp/Fnr family transcriptional regulator: MNVDHLRKYINEVRIDHFSEGTKVFSEGEDCNGKMFFVFAGGLQVFKRKASGEDLYVRDIKPGEFFGEMALVFPSPRAATVVASAEDTKVGIITKEIFLSMGKESPGFLSVILHSIINRLTSVEDTISERQQELHILINGMPSLQVVPVTTETVTSNEDKAQDSPKLEEKD, translated from the coding sequence ATGAACGTCGACCATTTGCGAAAATACATCAACGAAGTCAGAATTGATCATTTTTCAGAAGGGACCAAAGTGTTTTCCGAAGGAGAAGACTGTAACGGGAAAATGTTCTTTGTTTTTGCCGGTGGACTCCAAGTTTTCAAACGAAAAGCAAGTGGAGAAGACCTCTACGTTCGAGATATCAAACCCGGAGAGTTTTTTGGAGAGATGGCCTTAGTATTTCCTTCACCCAGGGCAGCCACTGTGGTTGCCTCCGCAGAAGATACGAAAGTAGGAATCATCACAAAAGAAATTTTTTTGTCTATGGGAAAAGAAAGTCCAGGATTTCTTTCTGTCATTCTTCACAGTATCATAAATCGCCTAACATCCGTAGAAGATACAATCTCGGAACGTCAACAAGAATTGCATATTCTGATCAACGGAATGCCTTCGTTACAGGTAGTTCCCGTTACCACAGAAACCGTCACATCCAATGAGGACAAAGCACAAGATTCGCCAAAACTAGAGGAGAAAGACTAG
- a CDS encoding PilZ domain-containing protein, giving the protein MTLRFFNYPIPVLLVTLGFLAVPFLNVYITASLYDLDLDHFGMILSRIQPLQYVLSGLSAIIAYGLVTKKKFGYYLFLCFTFLVLTYNVWMVLSVTLGKKIFLAGIRIHTADIIWNMVTTTLLLGTVFYFLRREIAAPYLSGIRRGWRTKYRETHPVPFHWTNADGEREGDGQTINISRNGILIPIPAHHFLNVGDPINLLLKLEKENREPVSISVQAKIVRIDEENDGSEIAGVQLFFQINQKEEKQIYEAFLARVFAPRYPVSNPVNFFGKDNKIFQGTLLNVSMEGLYIETNSVLDQDQICNVKIQTRSGDISVGGVVRWSNPQGKYGKPSGFGIQIDTIENKNLFRIWIWKQRFKLFHGR; this is encoded by the coding sequence GTGACTTTGCGGTTCTTCAACTATCCCATCCCCGTTCTACTGGTGACCCTTGGCTTTCTTGCGGTACCCTTTCTTAATGTCTATATTACAGCATCCTTATACGATCTTGATTTAGACCATTTTGGAATGATTCTTTCTAGAATCCAACCGTTACAATATGTACTCTCTGGTCTCAGTGCTATCATTGCCTATGGTCTTGTTACCAAAAAAAAATTTGGATACTACCTCTTCCTTTGTTTTACTTTTCTTGTCCTAACTTATAATGTTTGGATGGTATTGTCAGTCACTCTGGGAAAAAAGATCTTTCTTGCAGGTATCCGCATCCACACAGCAGACATCATTTGGAATATGGTCACTACAACATTGTTACTTGGGACTGTATTTTATTTCCTTCGTAGAGAGATAGCGGCACCATACTTAAGCGGAATTCGTCGAGGTTGGAGAACTAAATATAGAGAAACACACCCTGTTCCTTTCCATTGGACCAACGCTGATGGAGAACGTGAAGGAGATGGGCAAACCATCAATATTTCTCGTAATGGGATTCTTATCCCCATCCCAGCACACCACTTCCTAAATGTAGGTGACCCAATCAACCTCCTCTTAAAGTTAGAAAAAGAAAACCGGGAACCGGTTTCCATTTCTGTCCAAGCCAAGATTGTCAGGATCGACGAAGAGAATGATGGATCCGAAATTGCCGGCGTTCAACTCTTCTTTCAAATCAACCAAAAAGAAGAAAAACAAATCTACGAAGCTTTTCTGGCACGAGTGTTTGCACCAAGATATCCTGTATCAAATCCAGTGAACTTCTTCGGAAAAGATAATAAAATCTTCCAAGGCACCCTTCTGAATGTATCGATGGAAGGATTATATATTGAAACAAACTCTGTTTTAGACCAAGATCAAATTTGTAATGTAAAAATCCAAACTAGATCAGGGGACATTTCTGTCGGAGGAGTAGTGCGCTGGTCGAATCCACAAGGAAAGTATGGAAAGCCGAGTGGGTTTGGAATTCAAATCGATACCATCGAAAACAAAAACCTATTTCGTATTTGGATTTGGAAACAACGTTTTAAACTATTCCACGGTCGGTAA
- a CDS encoding VOC family protein, with product MKKIIIIFLFFLGFGFTDCKKEINSDRASIVGEEMDIAGNHNMISIIEIPVTNLKRAIQFYQTILGVSIETMAMGETEMGVLPAKEGSVNVVLVKGNDYIPAKNGVLVYLNLGNDLLPALDQVEKNGGKIILPKTLIDPQMGYYALFVDSEGNKMGMHSQK from the coding sequence ATGAAAAAAATCATCATCATATTTTTGTTTTTTTTGGGATTTGGGTTTACCGATTGTAAAAAAGAAATCAATTCAGATAGGGCTTCAATAGTAGGAGAAGAAATGGATATAGCTGGGAATCATAATATGATATCAATCATTGAAATTCCTGTGACAAATTTAAAACGAGCAATTCAATTCTATCAAACAATCCTTGGTGTTAGTATTGAAACCATGGCAATGGGTGAAACGGAAATGGGTGTATTGCCTGCAAAAGAAGGATCTGTCAATGTTGTCTTAGTCAAAGGAAATGATTACATTCCTGCAAAAAATGGTGTATTGGTATATTTGAATCTCGGGAATGATCTGTTGCCTGCATTGGATCAAGTAGAGAAAAATGGTGGGAAGATCATTCTGCCTAAAACCTTGATTGATCCGCAGATGGGTTACTATGCTTTGTTCGTTGACTCTGAGGGAAATAAGATGGGAATGCATTCGCAAAAGTAA
- a CDS encoding IspD/TarI family cytidylyltransferase has protein sequence MNNLYVVLLAGGTGSRMGAEVPKQFLKVRGESLLRHSVKRFRTFGLTKSITVVSHPDWILETEKELDDLLEGNDQIVPGGESRHLSTLCGLKSISYDTKDIIFIHDVARPNFKQNELYQLVEQTKIFGGATLVGKSTESLVRVRIHQNFTEEPLKREEVYSVKTPQSIAGFMIQELFAEDLPMDVKKHPTDLCTWMGKRRVGIVETDYHNIKVTSPGDAELADSLFWEDLPTVE, from the coding sequence ATGAACAATTTGTATGTTGTCCTGCTTGCGGGTGGGACAGGAAGTCGAATGGGAGCCGAGGTTCCCAAACAATTTTTAAAAGTCAGAGGTGAGTCTCTTCTTCGGCATTCGGTTAAACGGTTTCGAACCTTTGGACTTACTAAGTCGATCACAGTTGTTTCGCATCCCGATTGGATTTTAGAAACAGAAAAAGAACTAGATGATTTATTAGAAGGGAACGACCAGATTGTTCCTGGCGGGGAAAGTCGCCATCTGTCTACGTTATGCGGACTGAAATCGATTTCATATGATACAAAGGATATTATTTTTATTCATGATGTCGCTAGACCAAATTTTAAACAAAATGAACTCTATCAGCTGGTAGAACAAACAAAAATCTTTGGAGGGGCGACCCTTGTCGGAAAGTCTACGGAAAGTTTGGTGCGAGTCCGTATCCACCAAAACTTCACTGAAGAACCATTAAAAAGAGAAGAAGTGTATTCTGTGAAAACTCCTCAATCCATTGCCGGATTTATGATCCAAGAATTGTTTGCTGAAGATTTACCAATGGATGTAAAGAAACACCCCACGGACCTTTGTACTTGGATGGGAAAAAGAAGGGTGGGAATCGTGGAGACAGATTACCACAACATCAAAGTCACAAGTCCTGGGGATGCAGAACTCGCGGACTCATTGTTTTGGGAAGACTTACCGACCGTGGAATAG
- a CDS encoding arylamine N-acetyltransferase family protein, whose product MNDQTFLDAYFNRIGFNENRIPSLDLLNKITLAHVRSIPFENLDILLDKNIDISLDSIFEKLIIQHRGGYCFEQNVLLFNVLKKLGFEVTPISARVRLDKPRDFTPPRTHVFLRVELSGKSWLTDVGVGGVSLTSAIQLITDVEQKTNHETRRILYENNKYFHQVLFPSGWIDVCESTLEEMPEIDRELANWFTSTHPKSHFKDRLIVARAGVDGKRHTLVNRELSERDRNGLAHKLIVKSPEELLEVLKGKFNLVFPVGTEFTTPGLQWDQ is encoded by the coding sequence TTGAATGATCAAACTTTTTTAGACGCATATTTTAATCGAATCGGGTTTAATGAGAATCGTATTCCTTCCCTTGATTTGCTAAACAAGATTACATTGGCACATGTGCGAAGTATACCCTTTGAGAACTTAGATATACTATTAGATAAAAATATTGACATTAGTCTAGATTCAATTTTTGAAAAATTAATCATCCAACATCGTGGAGGGTATTGTTTTGAGCAAAATGTACTTCTTTTTAATGTTTTGAAAAAATTGGGATTTGAAGTAACTCCAATTAGTGCTAGAGTTCGCTTAGATAAACCTAGAGATTTTACTCCTCCGCGAACACATGTTTTTCTACGTGTGGAACTTTCTGGGAAATCCTGGTTAACAGATGTTGGAGTGGGGGGAGTGTCATTGACATCAGCGATTCAATTAATAACTGATGTTGAACAAAAAACAAATCACGAAACAAGAAGAATTCTATACGAAAATAATAAATATTTCCATCAGGTACTTTTCCCCAGTGGCTGGATCGATGTATGTGAATCTACGCTGGAAGAAATGCCTGAAATAGATCGTGAACTCGCGAATTGGTTCACAAGCACTCATCCAAAATCACATTTTAAAGATCGTTTGATTGTTGCAAGAGCAGGAGTCGATGGGAAAAGACATACACTTGTAAATAGAGAATTATCGGAACGGGATAGAAATGGCCTAGCACATAAATTGATCGTTAAGTCACCGGAAGAATTATTGGAAGTTCTTAAGGGAAAATTTAATCTTGTATTTCCTGTAGGCACTGAATTTACGACTCCTGGTTTGCAGTGGGATCAATAA
- a CDS encoding Lcl C-terminal domain-containing protein: MNAFKIKYVIILFFLFRSQLIAAPFTENGNGTVTDVATGLVWQKCSWGQTGADCSGSSATYVNWQVALNQCHSLSLASRIWRLPNIIELMSIIDLTKTTVPFVETVAFPSTATEGYYWSSTTSNAFGSNAARALFFSYSGMEFDDLKNQGGFVRCVSGP; this comes from the coding sequence ATGAATGCTTTCAAAATTAAATACGTAATAATTTTGTTTTTTTTATTCAGATCACAGTTAATCGCAGCACCATTTACTGAGAATGGGAATGGAACTGTGACGGACGTGGCAACAGGTCTTGTTTGGCAAAAATGCAGTTGGGGTCAGACTGGGGCAGACTGTTCTGGTTCGTCGGCTACTTATGTAAATTGGCAAGTTGCTTTGAATCAATGCCACAGCCTCAGCTTGGCCTCCCGAATTTGGAGACTTCCGAATATCATCGAACTAATGAGTATAATAGATCTTACAAAGACAACGGTTCCTTTTGTTGAGACAGTTGCTTTTCCATCGACAGCGACAGAAGGTTACTATTGGAGTTCTACTACTTCGAATGCTTTTGGTTCTAATGCCGCAAGAGCATTGTTTTTTAGTTATTCTGGAATGGAATTCGACGATCTTAAAAATCAAGGTGGCTTTGTAAGGTGTGTTTCTGGGCCTTGA
- a CDS encoding cyclic nucleotide-binding domain-containing protein, with protein sequence MNILEFMQNISTQVYLRGDVIFREGDPHDGSMYCIMSGMFAVTKRTPDGSQEVIKGLGPGEFFGELSLLTRRPRAMTISVVSANARVGILRDDQFEKLARINTHFLFQLTKSTVEKLHRAEARLTELDKMLEEIKKEEEK encoded by the coding sequence ATGAACATACTGGAATTTATGCAAAATATCTCTACGCAAGTGTATTTGCGAGGGGATGTGATCTTTCGCGAAGGCGATCCACATGATGGAAGTATGTACTGTATTATGAGTGGAATGTTTGCCGTCACCAAACGAACACCAGATGGAAGCCAAGAAGTCATCAAAGGATTGGGACCGGGGGAATTTTTTGGCGAACTTTCCCTTCTCACAAGAAGGCCCCGGGCTATGACCATCAGTGTGGTCTCGGCCAATGCGAGGGTCGGAATTTTAAGAGATGACCAATTTGAAAAATTAGCTCGGATCAATACGCATTTTTTATTCCAACTGACCAAAAGTACAGTCGAAAAACTCCACCGGGCCGAAGCCAGACTCACCGAACTCGATAAAATGTTAGAAGAAATCAAAAAGGAAGAAGAGAAATGA
- a CDS encoding VCBS repeat-containing protein, with product MTFDTFRHSLNHRLLLLVFSFALVGCWANPLTHTPIECFIKLSNFLCPDKDALKRFSPAQYLLLLPESSVTISNLTNHSIVETGFVVGTAPPGVTFVNVGIDDAPPTQVPVVNGTWRYGLPAKAITGTFWTYGSLHTIYAHIPYERSNTIQVRKGTNYDTDGDGYPDLIVSASPGAGTQGYGYIYKSNPITKQLETTPSTSLTDGTTGTYFGSRIGSGDFNGDGYADVLVGSQAYAGIIAFGGRVLTFNSRGQAGVPSQNLNTGGVADAILTGTGNGGRLGAGVLSADINNDGYDDGVFASPWNDDVFIFYSQGSAGVISQNTNSANLTYKPAANDNFGTYAYAGDVNGDGFLDLVVSAATYSTIVGRIYIFISNQGSLPTTPQQILVAPLEPSPGCAAGIGCQFGTSFVLDYFNSDRCIDLAVGGPNFNTRQGIVFVYHSTCDPISPYSNPPVATLLGPPTTSCNGGNNCSFGGTLASGDTNGDGFPDLLIGAAGASAGIGDVYLVLNDPITGFRNMDLSAGGSADSLFSGSLANRLFSSGLQFQDTNADGLQDIVISEPFTTNLLYTFHSIRGGVPASQNLNGSGVTSQTLSPPAGTSLGNTIAELRMKAEGYLWALFSKTKKYFSFI from the coding sequence ATGACATTTGATACATTCCGTCATTCTCTGAACCATAGACTGCTATTGTTAGTATTTTCCTTTGCTTTAGTTGGTTGTTGGGCCAATCCTCTTACCCACACACCGATTGAATGTTTCATAAAATTATCCAATTTTCTTTGCCCAGACAAAGATGCCTTAAAACGCTTCTCACCTGCACAGTATTTACTTTTACTTCCTGAATCCTCAGTCACTATTTCCAACCTTACCAACCACTCCATTGTGGAAACAGGGTTTGTTGTTGGAACTGCTCCCCCGGGCGTCACCTTTGTAAACGTTGGCATTGACGATGCACCACCGACCCAAGTGCCAGTGGTCAATGGAACTTGGAGGTATGGCCTACCAGCAAAAGCCATCACAGGAACCTTTTGGACATATGGAAGCCTTCATACTATCTATGCGCACATTCCTTATGAAAGGTCCAATACCATCCAAGTGCGGAAGGGAACCAATTATGATACTGATGGAGATGGGTATCCCGATTTGATTGTATCGGCAAGTCCAGGTGCGGGAACACAAGGATATGGATATATCTATAAATCAAATCCCATAACCAAACAATTAGAAACAACTCCAAGTACATCACTAACAGATGGAACCACAGGAACTTATTTTGGAAGTCGCATCGGATCAGGTGACTTTAATGGAGATGGGTATGCGGATGTCTTAGTCGGGAGTCAAGCGTATGCTGGCATCATTGCCTTTGGCGGTAGAGTTTTAACTTTCAACAGTAGAGGCCAAGCAGGAGTTCCTTCTCAAAATTTAAACACTGGTGGAGTGGCCGATGCGATTCTTACTGGTACTGGGAATGGAGGTAGATTAGGTGCTGGCGTGTTAAGTGCTGATATCAATAACGATGGTTATGATGATGGAGTATTTGCTTCCCCTTGGAATGACGATGTTTTCATCTTCTATAGCCAAGGATCTGCCGGAGTTATTTCTCAAAATACAAACTCAGCGAATTTAACTTATAAACCTGCAGCAAATGATAATTTCGGAACTTATGCTTATGCTGGAGATGTCAACGGGGATGGTTTTTTAGACCTAGTAGTCAGCGCAGCAACGTACTCCACGATCGTGGGCCGGATATATATTTTCATTTCCAATCAAGGATCCTTGCCTACGACTCCTCAACAAATCCTCGTTGCTCCACTCGAACCTTCCCCTGGTTGTGCTGCTGGTATCGGTTGTCAATTTGGAACTAGTTTTGTATTGGATTATTTTAATTCCGATCGTTGTATCGATCTTGCTGTAGGTGGACCCAACTTCAATACAAGACAAGGAATTGTTTTTGTGTATCATTCTACTTGTGATCCCATTAGTCCCTATTCAAACCCTCCAGTGGCAACACTACTCGGACCACCGACTACCAGCTGTAATGGTGGTAATAATTGTTCTTTTGGAGGAACCTTAGCATCCGGTGATACAAACGGGGATGGGTTCCCCGATTTACTGATTGGAGCCGCAGGCGCTAGTGCGGGAATCGGAGACGTTTATTTAGTGTTAAATGATCCAATCACCGGATTTCGCAATATGGATCTAAGTGCCGGGGGTTCAGCTGATAGTCTTTTTTCTGGCTCTCTTGCCAATCGTCTTTTTTCATCGGGGCTTCAATTCCAAGACACTAATGCGGATGGACTCCAAGACATCGTCATCTCAGAACCTTTTACCACCAATCTACTGTATACCTTTCATAGCATTCGAGGGGGTGTGCCCGCTAGCCAAAACCTAAATGGAAGTGGAGTGACAAGCCAAACCCTTTCCCCACCGGCAGGGACTTCTTTGGGGAATACGATTGCAGAATTGAGAATGAAGGCGGAAGGATATTTGTGGGCTCTGTTCTCTAAAACGAAAAAGTATTTTTCGTTCATTTAA
- a CDS encoding AraC family transcriptional regulator, giving the protein MDYQTFSPHPELSSIVNCYWTLKIPKVGSHQRQRIIPDGCMEMAFILGDEIKRYTTGNDYILQPRACVIGQITEPFYIEPTGSVDTFAVRFYPYGFVNFLTIPIDSLANKETPLSTLFERDVALDLEENIIQAKNTEMRIKVIENFLLKMLEERTTIDRIVKTTIYILMETRGKVSIAKILNNDKTKRKQLERQFLKQVGMTPKKLGKIIRMQAALKMVLHQDSKNLTQIAYESEYFDQSHFIKDFIEFTGSSPKHFFNDDSLLLSSLFYKKS; this is encoded by the coding sequence ATGGACTACCAAACTTTTTCCCCTCATCCTGAGTTAAGTTCGATTGTAAATTGTTATTGGACTTTGAAAATTCCAAAAGTTGGTTCACACCAAAGACAACGAATCATTCCAGATGGTTGTATGGAAATGGCGTTTATTTTAGGGGATGAAATCAAACGATACACAACTGGAAATGATTATATTTTGCAACCAAGGGCATGTGTCATTGGTCAAATTACAGAACCATTTTATATAGAGCCTACTGGTTCTGTGGATACATTTGCAGTTCGGTTTTATCCGTATGGGTTTGTTAACTTTTTGACAATACCAATAGATAGTTTAGCAAATAAGGAAACACCTCTCTCTACACTATTTGAAAGGGATGTTGCTCTGGACTTGGAAGAAAATATAATTCAGGCTAAAAATACGGAAATGAGAATCAAAGTGATTGAAAACTTTCTTTTGAAAATGTTGGAAGAGAGAACCACAATTGATCGGATTGTAAAAACTACAATTTATATTCTTATGGAAACTAGGGGGAAAGTTTCTATAGCTAAAATTCTAAACAATGATAAAACAAAAAGAAAACAATTGGAAAGGCAATTCTTAAAACAAGTAGGTATGACTCCTAAAAAGTTAGGAAAAATTATCAGAATGCAGGCGGCCTTGAAAATGGTTTTACATCAGGATTCAAAAAACCTAACACAAATAGCCTACGAAAGTGAATATTTCGATCAGTCACATTTTATAAAAGACTTTATCGAGTTTACGGGATCAAGTCCCAAACATTTTTTTAATGATGATTCTTTATTACTTTCTTCTCTTTTTTACAAAAAAAGTTGA
- a CDS encoding Lcl domain-containing protein → MRKLTKILRIKKTFLVLAISLSNSCVPQGGQSNISLLLLFLGIGSPTGGGSQLTPGNPADLDGNGKADGIVLDADGNGKADGIDSDGNGSPDILLLDTNGDGTADAIDTNGDGIPNYYLNPNGNPNLTTGPNGTGSPVTLIDTNNDGQPDGFDTDGDGTINDGILSAIRNDLTPPSITVNVPGGNFGGAQSVTISCSDLVGTSQIIYTLNNTPPSFSPLNGTMVPPPQVTINVGGNGDGTYVLRYLCRDLAGNTSPPATSTYTIDTNIPNITIGTQSTQYVSNAGGAISSASIQWQSNRNGSYVVLDGGTDCNNGITAVGTNVSGTASAGGNITTTLTAANAFSGQSTKTFRICVTDSISTLKGNSTFPLTRDDTAPTVSASPGAGSYGTATSVTLSCSDTGGGSCDKIVYSSNIGSAPTNPAITGSTGVVTSGTLYSSPLSMTDAAVTYTKYIARDSAGNVSGVVSANYTVDTTVATITINSYTPTSQFVNGSATQTIAWQSSITGNYQIRIGGTDCSNGTAATGTNVSGTATASTPVSSTIANASFSSGANIVRICVGPNLVGNYGATTTTITKDGSAPTVSSSTPTDTATGYAPRPGRITVFFSEVMDTSLTPTLTTENWDGTSYVSIPNTGTTFTWVNTTTLQINLSWIYFPENSQIRWTLASANLKDVAGNVIASNVQRTFSTGMHTQAITPLLRTGQTLCYNDPGFQACGNSSWPKQDADILSGSARSYTGPTASGNDYTTTDNVTGLVWKSCTEGQTANVCSGSASNFTFYNAVNACAYLNLANSGSGYSGRTNWRLPTRPELSTLLEYGESNNAIAKINTVRFPNTSSGEYQTSTSSASNFQNLHTISFGNGIVASFYSKSSSSNFYVRCVSN, encoded by the coding sequence ATGCGAAAACTAACAAAAATTCTACGAATCAAGAAAACATTTCTTGTTTTAGCTATTTCCCTATCGAATTCTTGTGTCCCGCAAGGTGGACAGTCTAATATTAGTTTACTATTGCTTTTTCTGGGAATCGGGAGTCCTACCGGAGGAGGGTCTCAGTTAACTCCGGGAAATCCCGCCGATCTTGATGGAAATGGAAAAGCCGATGGTATTGTTTTGGATGCAGATGGGAACGGTAAGGCAGACGGAATTGATAGCGATGGGAATGGTTCTCCAGACATTCTTCTTTTAGATACCAATGGAGATGGAACGGCCGATGCCATCGACACGAATGGAGACGGAATTCCTAACTACTATCTCAATCCCAATGGAAATCCAAATTTAACCACGGGGCCAAATGGTACTGGTTCTCCTGTGACTTTGATTGATACAAATAACGATGGGCAACCGGATGGTTTTGATACCGATGGGGACGGAACCATCAATGATGGTATTTTGTCTGCGATTCGAAATGATCTAACACCTCCTAGCATTACGGTGAATGTTCCTGGCGGAAATTTTGGTGGAGCGCAATCCGTGACTATATCTTGTTCGGATTTGGTGGGAACTTCACAGATCATATATACTCTGAATAATACACCTCCCTCATTTTCACCCCTCAACGGAACGATGGTTCCTCCTCCTCAAGTAACAATCAATGTAGGGGGGAATGGAGATGGAACCTATGTTTTGCGGTATCTTTGTCGGGATCTTGCAGGAAATACCAGTCCACCAGCTACATCCACTTATACCATCGATACAAATATTCCTAATATTACAATAGGCACTCAATCCACTCAATATGTTTCCAATGCCGGAGGTGCGATTAGTAGTGCCAGTATCCAATGGCAAAGCAATCGAAACGGAAGTTATGTGGTATTAGATGGTGGGACAGATTGTAACAATGGAATAACGGCAGTGGGAACAAATGTATCGGGAACGGCAAGCGCCGGAGGAAACATCACAACTACCTTGACTGCAGCAAATGCCTTTTCAGGACAATCGACTAAAACCTTTCGCATCTGTGTGACTGATAGCATTAGCACACTCAAAGGTAATTCTACTTTCCCTTTGACAAGAGACGATACGGCTCCGACTGTCAGTGCCAGTCCTGGTGCTGGATCTTATGGAACAGCGACTTCGGTAACACTTTCCTGCTCTGACACGGGCGGTGGTTCTTGCGATAAAATTGTATATTCCTCAAACATAGGCTCGGCTCCAACAAACCCGGCGATCACTGGTTCTACGGGAGTGGTTACATCCGGAACATTGTATTCTTCCCCCTTGAGTATGACGGATGCAGCGGTAACCTATACCAAGTATATCGCAAGAGACTCTGCAGGAAATGTAAGCGGTGTTGTATCAGCAAACTATACAGTTGACACTACGGTTGCGACGATTACCATCAATTCCTATACTCCCACAAGCCAATTCGTCAATGGTTCTGCAACCCAAACCATTGCTTGGCAGTCTTCTATTACGGGAAATTATCAAATTCGGATTGGTGGTACAGATTGTTCGAATGGTACGGCGGCAACGGGAACCAATGTGAGTGGAACTGCCACTGCATCGACGCCAGTCAGTAGCACCATCGCCAATGCCAGTTTTTCCTCTGGTGCTAATATAGTTCGAATTTGTGTAGGCCCCAATTTGGTTGGCAATTACGGGGCAACGACAACCACGATCACCAAAGATGGTTCAGCACCCACAGTCTCTTCTTCCACACCGACGGACACGGCAACTGGATATGCCCCAAGACCTGGTAGGATTACTGTTTTTTTCTCGGAAGTTATGGACACGAGTTTAACACCCACTTTGACAACGGAAAATTGGGATGGAACAAGTTACGTTAGCATTCCGAATACGGGGACAACATTTACTTGGGTGAACACCACAACCTTACAAATCAATTTGAGTTGGATATACTTTCCTGAAAACTCACAAATTCGTTGGACTCTTGCTTCCGCAAACTTAAAAGATGTGGCAGGCAATGTTATAGCTTCCAATGTTCAGCGAACCTTTTCCACCGGAATGCACACCCAAGCGATCACACCATTACTTAGAACAGGACAGACTCTTTGTTATAACGACCCTGGGTTCCAGGCTTGTGGTAATTCCAGTTGGCCGAAGCAAGATGCAGACATTCTCTCTGGCTCTGCGAGAAGTTATACGGGGCCAACTGCTTCCGGAAATGATTACACAACAACTGACAATGTCACAGGACTTGTCTGGAAATCATGTACTGAAGGGCAAACAGCAAATGTCTGCAGCGGTTCGGCGTCTAATTTTACATTTTATAATGCAGTGAATGCCTGTGCTTATTTGAATCTGGCAAATAGTGGAAGTGGTTATTCAGGAAGAACGAATTGGAGATTGCCAACGAGACCTGAGCTTTCGACTTTGCTCGAATATGGTGAATCAAATAACGCAATCGCAAAAATCAATACAGTTAGATTTCCCAATACCAGTTCTGGTGAATACCAGACTTCAACTTCTTCGGCATCAAATTTTCAAAATTTACACACAATTAGTTTCGGAAATGGAATAGTTGCTAGTTTTTATTCTAAAAGTAGTAGTAGTAATTTTTATGTTCGTTGCGTTTCCAATTAA